CAAGCAGGGGTATAGCTAAAACCGCGTTCATAGTGAAAACACTTATCCTAAAACCTAAGTAACCTAACTCAAACGTTTCAAGAACAATAACGTGCAACAGATAAATTGCTAAAGTGTTTTCGCTAATCCAACGAATTAAACGGTTAACGTAAACATTTTTGCTTTGGATTTTTTTCGGTGAAACATTGAACAACAATAAAAACAGTGCTGTTGAAGAGATGATAATGTTAAAATTTAAAGGGTTATAGAAAAAGTTGAAGAAATTTCCGCCTGCATAAGTGGTTAAAGAGTAGGTGCCAACTATTGCGCAGATAACTCCCAAAATTACGCCAAGTAGCAGTATGCGTGTCCGTTTGACTTCAACCTCTTTAAGGAAGCTTCCCAACAGATAGTAACCTACCCAACCTGCAAAAACAAACATCACTGGGGTTAAGTCAAAAGAAATGAATATTGTTAAAGACGGAATAATTGTGCCAATAAACGTTAACGCCAACAAGTACTTGAATTGATTGCGATTCATGTTTTTTATTAATACTCGTAAAATAGGCGTTGCAAGATACAAGCCCACAAGCA
This is a stretch of genomic DNA from Candidatus Bathyarchaeota archaeon. It encodes these proteins:
- a CDS encoding acyltransferase family protein, producing the protein MEEITHDVTSVDIIRVVAIILVIFLNATAFPYIIPAAVTSDVMSNWWTSNFYASFGAMGIPLLVMLSGALLLDKSKADEPIRFFFKKRFNRIGLALVFWTIIYFVWGIKVAGTVPSTNEIMHGIFAGSYYHLWFLYLLVGLYLATPILRVLIKNMNRNQFKYLLALTFIGTIIPSLTIFISFDLTPVMFVFAGWVGYYLLGSFLKEVEVKRTRILLLGVILGVICAIVGTYSLTTYAGGNFFNFFYNPLNFNIIISSTALFLLLFNVSPKKIQSKNVYVNRLIRWISENTLAIYLLHVIVLETFELGYLGFRISVFTMNAVLAIPLLVLVTLTLTSVIVYLVKKIPYIDNVIG